The DNA region CGGATTGAGGTGATTTTCTTGCATTTTCTTTAAGTTGGTTGGTTGATGTTGAGTGTTTTCCCCCTTGTTTATGTACCCGTCCATTTGGGCCGCTGATTAAAGTGTCTCTTGTAGTATAACCTTGTCTTTGTTTACATCAGACACACTCTGTTCCCAACAGCTCATCAATTGTAGAAAAGAAGTTAATTGACCAGGAATGGTGAGCGAAACTAGATAAATTTGGGTCAATTAAAAATGTCATAACCAAGGGCTTGAATTATATGACTGCTTGCCAGGTCTTTTGCAAGTTTTTCCAAGGCAATATGTGAAAGCCTATAGGTAGAGTTTAcatttattattaaaagtttGTGCTTGTTCATATTCTGAAAAAGCATTTATAAAAGTTAAAAAGCAGTGATATTTAACATACTGCGAGGATCACATAAAATCCATTTCCTGATCAAGAATAGGAACCAGAAATTAGTTGCTGCACTTCATGTATCTAGGAAACTAGATTGCATCTTCTTctgtttgttttttattttttcagtttACTCTTTTTGGCCCTCctattttttttgttgcatATTGCTTTATCACCTCTTTATAGACGGTCCTGTTGTTATCGTTATAGACCTCTCCCGTAAGGGTGGGATAAATGGGTCCACACTACTCACAACCTTGGGACATTACATCTTGTTACCGTTTTGGACATGGGTCCACTCTTCTCACatccattttttgtttttctcttttggttccattatttatttatttttacctactACAGAGGCTTTTCTTCCTTAATGGAGAACAGGATCTGTCAACTTTTTTACTCGTAGATTTGGGCATTGTGAAGTATCCTGCTTACAACTGTATAATCTCTGAACAGATATTTTCAAACAGGAGTGACTTGCTTTCTTTTGAAGAGGTACACTTGATTTACTGTCAGCATTATTTTTGTCTCTCCCTGACTGCATAGATAATTATTGCAGTCTGTTGAAGTTGCACAAATCATGGTCGAGGCTATTGATGAGAGCAATGATGAGTCGGTTTTGAGATGCCTAGAGATTTCTGTTTCAAACTTGATGACTTCTTTTGAAGAAGGCAAATATTCAACTGATAAATCAATGGCATCTTTTGTATCACGCTTTTCAGCCTCATGGACCTACTCTAAGGTGGTCTTACTGGGTGTATCGTTTCTTGAGCGTGAAAAGAGGTAAGGGTGTTTAAACGATATTTTTCCTGTTTCTTGACCTAGCCAATATGTTTCCAAGCACAATACTACCATTTGCTTTCTGTTCATCTCTGCTAAGATAAACCGATGCAATACGGTACACAACAGCCGATGAATACTGTGTATGCAAtgatgaaatttaataattgtggAGTTGCTTGGCCCTGAAATGTCTTGTTTTTCTGTGAGTCCAATTAACTTGTAGAAACAAGGATGAATAATATGAGTTTTTAGGTTGGTTAACTTCAGTTGTCTTTCTTTAACATCGGCCCCTTACTACAACACTGGTCATGATGTTTGTTTGTAATTATGATGCTCATGTCCTGAATGGAAGTTAAACTGTTTCATCCAAATGTATTGTCTATGGCTTTTCATATCAGAATTCTAAAGAATCTTGCAGCGGGGGTTGGCATCGTGACTCTTACTACTTCCAGATATTTGAAGGAAAATAATTGTGCTGTTACTTTGTATCCGGACAAGAACTTTTCCACACTTATGAAGTCACAGGGAAAGGAGATCCAAACAACCAACCTTCAGATTTTAGCTTTTACTCCATTTTCGGATGCCTTTTTAGTGTGTGACACTGTATTGTGTCTTTATTTGTTTTCTAGAAAATTTCTTGGTTCTCTCGTGCAACTTTGCAAGCTGCATGTTACGATTGACAATTTTCTTTTATAGGTATAGTGATGCCATCAATTTACTCAGACGGCTGCTAAATACATTCGTTTCTGACGGAAGACGGGGTTATTGGGTTCTAAGGCTTTCTGTTAATCTGGAACATTTGGGACGTCTGGAAGAGAGTTTACAAACTGCCGAAGATGGTTTACTTGATCCATGGGTTCGTGCAGGTTCAAGAGTAGCCCTGCAAAGACGGGTACTACGGTTGGGGAAACCACCCAGGCGCTGGAAAATACCTAGTTATTCAAGTTCAATTAAGAGGAAGATTGCCGAGGTAAATGGATTTTGAATGCAAAAAGTTTAGCTTCATCTTTTCAATGATACACCAATACTATGTTGTTATTTTCCTGGATTGATTTTAGATACTACTGTCTCAATAATTTGATTATCATGCCAATGTAGGTTCATATTCAAGGAAAACCATTAAATCGTAAAGCAGGGATGAAGAGCATATTTTATAGTGAAGATGGAGAGCAATGTGGAGTCGAACAACTTGCTTTAGAGTATTATTCTGGGGAAGGTGGTGGTTGGCACGGTGTTCATGCAGAGAGTGGCATTTGGCTAACCATTGTTGGGATCTTGCTGTGGGATATTATTTTTGCCGATGTACCAAATGTCTTCCGCACCAAATTTCAGGTTCACAAAACAATCAAATTAAAACTGCATGATAGCTTCTGTGGACTACTCTACCCATCCCCAGAACGAACATATGGACACGCTAAATCTTACTCTTTTGCAGACTGCACCTTTGGATCTGGAGACTGACAACTTCTACGAAGCTAGAAAGGGCCTCATAGAAGAACTCCTGGACAAAATCCGGGAGGGCATGGCAGAAGAGATATTAATCACAGCATGGGAATCACACTTTGGAACAGCCTGCCGAGGAGTCAACTGGGAGAAGCATTCACTATCTGATCTTCGAGCAGTTGTTACATGCATGGGTGGTGTCTCTCTTGCCGCAATCTGCCGGCATTTGGCCCAAGATTACCGCAGCTGGTCTAGTGGCATGCCTGATTTATTGCTATGGCGCCTCCATGACTGTTATAAAGGCGAAGCAAAGCTCGTGGAAGTAAAAGGCCCGAATGATCGACTTTCGGAACAACAGCGGGCATGGTTGCTAGTTCTAATAAACTGTGGCTTCAATGTCGAGGTTTGCAAGGTAACTCCGGCTCCGGAACCAATATCATGACATTCACACTCTTACCACAGTGGTTCATTTTAAGCACAGCCATGATACAGCTCCAGAGACTTGATCGGATGATCTTGTCTGGACTTTTTAAGTTAAGGCAGACATCGGGCGTGGATTTTACAAGAGATTGGCTGTAGTCCTCTTTCATTGGAATGGAGTGACCAAGCCAAAAACCTCAGCAAGAACACCCAATAATACATCACAGAAAAAATTTCAAAGGATTGGGAAAATTCaactcaaaaatttaatatggATGACAGCAATAAATTGTTGATGGTCATTACATTTTCGATCATAAAACCATTATCAAATTCTTATTTTATCTTCGATTTCGTTAATTTACATCACGTTATATAACTTTTTGGCTACGACAGTCTGTTGCGCAGTAAAAAGTTTTGATGACATCCAGTTGACCTGAAAATCATAATTGCTGATTATTCTAAGGTTGAGGAAATTGCAAAAAGTTGATTGTTTTCGAAAATAACTATTGGGAAATCTCGACTTAAAAactaatataaaatattggtTCTTCGGAAGACGAAGCTGctagacaaaataaaaataacatctCAGTGGCATAATCTATATTATTATTTCTGTCGGCACATAccattattattagtatttaaaTAGACATTGGTTTAACCgaccaaatcaatatcaaaactattttGGATCATCAATCATCAACCTAGCTATTGTAGAACGTTGACTCCAATTATTAAGAtggtttttattaaatttatttaaaataacttataaaTTTTTACATCTTATAAGTTGTTTAACGAGTTTATCTTTCTGCAGAattctatatgtatatatgcagaattctatatgtatatatgagATCGAGTATGGAATTACTTTGACGTGACATGAGCGTGAAAAGTGTTTAAGAATCAGTTTTTTTATAAGGACTAAAATCACTTATTAAACTGTGAGgttttattctaaaaataagATGTTAAAGTAtttgaatgatttattttatacaatttaaaggTATTAATATGTTTGATATTTTAAGatattttcataataaaaaataatattataagttAATTGTAATaagttatatataaaaaatagttttataatttatatatatatcagcCAAGGCTTTACTGGGCAAGTGCAACGAAATTAGATATATATTTACTGGGAAAGTGCAACGAAATTATATGGAGTATAATacaatatttacataaaaaattattattttggaaaaTTGCAGACGACTCTGTCCTGTTTCGTGTGATGGGATGTCTCTGTCTAGGGATCAGCATGTCCTCAAATTAAATTCCATTGAGTCATAGGACTGAATGGTCATTAAATGAATTATCAGAACATGTctttggtgattttttttttaaagatttaaaaatttgcAAAGTGACTTTatcagtaattttatttgaaattaactCTGGTaggaaaaatattattcaaagaCAGATATTTCACCACAGAATTTGAGATGtaattttacattttaatttttatttgtagAGGAAAACTATTGCTTAATTGTAAAGATggatatttttttcattaattagaGGTAAAGCCTTCAACCTCGAATTTGAGATGGAATTCTCAATcaaagttttatttattttatgatataaaagTAGGTATATCATTTACATATGATTCGATTTCTTCAAGttccatattattattacaaatataaaatttattattatttctgatTGTGCATGTTCTTCGAATTTTGATTAAATGCATGTGCATGGATGCTCATAATCGAGAaatcacatgcatttaatgAAAGACTAAATACCCACTAaactataatattaatatattcatACCACAAATAATCCCaaattaatagttttttttttttttttttgtgcaagtgatgtgtttattttataaaactaAACTATAATATTAATACATTTATACCAACAATAATCCTAAATTAATagtttggttattttttttacaagtgatgtttattattttatttttaataaaactacGATTTATTCATCTACATATATATACGTTGAATTCACATTTTATCTAAATATATTTGGTGTGAatttattgaagaaaaataCATAATCGCTGCGTCAATCATGCCATTCAATTTCCAGATCAATTGAGCTAAcgctaattaattattaaacaatcatggattcaaaaattaatttcattaacttaataaaattattgtactatttatattcattaaaattaattttcaaggattcgattttctcatattttcaaCGGTTTCCTTGCAACAGCACCGTCTTATATGTATTGTTCGGAGAAATATTCAAATCCTAAATAAAAATTTCGGAAgacttcattaattttttttagtaaataaattgtctcatagttttgaattttttaataattaattgtaaATCAGTATCTGTCATTTCAAATCACCTTTGGTCGAAAATCACGTGGGATATGTTTAgcctaaaattaaaattaaaattaaaattaaaatttttctgcTCTAATTTGTGTCATTGTGTGGCATTTTGCCATTTTCTATTGCGTATAAGATTTACTTACAAAAAAATAGGAGCAATTGAGACGGATTATTTCAATTTATTcatagagtatgtctcttgtgagacaatctcacgaatctttatctgtgagacatatcaaccctaccgatattcacaataaaatataataccgttagcataaaaagtaatactttttcatagataatCTAAATAacagacccgtctcacaaaatacgagccatgaaaatatatttgacAAGTTTTTGCCTCATTCATATAAAACTGTTTGGATTGCAATAGTTCTGAATGCGGGTTTGCTTTTCCAACATGACCATGtgggtttattattattttttttttacctttacTTTTCTCAAATTATTAAAGCCCCACACATTGCAATAattcatatgcataaaaacattgatataataaaataaaaataaaatcaatttattttattttattacaatgtTAAATTAAAGTATATAAATATTCCAAAAGTTACAAAATCTACCCgataacataacattttatgAACAAAAATGAATTAGATGTACTAAAATTTAGTCGTCAGAATTTTAATCTTTTCgtaaaatttgaatcaaatattcgatgaaaccaaaatatataattaattaatgtataatCATTCACATCAAACACCAAACCTTATACCCTCGAATACATTATTACCTCAAGTCACTATCGAGttatagcaaaaaaaaaatatttcaatccTTCTAGGGGAAATTGAAATGTTTCAATCAGTTCTAACCAccaaaaatgattatttaaatttttttcaaataaaaaaatacttcaATGATTATGAATATTAATGAATTCAGTGCAACACTAACTAATCTAGataaataaaagatttaattaGTCTTTGAATTTTTGGATTGAGTGTACGTCTTCCTCAGTTGTTGTGGAGTATCTCAACTTTCAATCGTCTACTGCCAAATGTAACTATCAAGATAATATTAACATGGTCAAATaatccaattaaaaaaaaacgtatttggacaaaatatatatatatatacgaattaatttaaaataaatatgaacaacatatcaaaattatatacatataaatgaaataaaactaGTTCGTTGATGCTGATAATATGtgcaaataatttaattacgtATCGCGTGTGAAGCAAATTAGTGGGGGTTATAAAttgatcaaaataaatttacaaactgattattttatttatgttcaatCAACACACGCAAAATATTATGTTCGTTTAATGACTTGATCAagtcatatataaatatatatatactaagaATTGTGTGTGTAAATATGATTAGTACATGTAGCGATTCCGTAGCAGGTGAACATTAGAAAATCAAAACTCGAATTGGTTCGATTATTGGAGTTAAAGAATGTGAGATTACAGCTGTTTTGAAGtgacttaataaattattttattgtgaGGAGCCAATAAATGTATCTATCGGTCTCCTATTTATATACACAAATCAACTTTGTTCATCTCCACCCAAGTAAAGCTGTGCAATAGCACATTGTCATTCTGTTGACCAGGCCAAGAGCAACTTATAACTCACAAATATTGGTTGGCATTGGTGGCATTTTCCGGTCAAAGAATGACGATTCGTGGCCACCGCCCCGCTGCCAGGGGACGGTTCTTGCCGGAGCTCATGGTGGCTATGGCTATATTGGTTACTTCTAGTATTGTATCAGCAGACCCTTATGTTTATTcatctcctcctcctcctccaatTTATGAGTACAAGTCGCCACCGCCTTATGAGTACAAGtctcctccaccaccaccaccaccacatCCACATCCACCATATTATTACGAatctcctccaccaccaccaccttaTGAATATAAGTCTCCACCACCGCCCTCACCATCACCACCTCCACCGTACTACTACAAATCACCACCGCCTCCTTCACCTTCTCCACCACCACCTTACGTGTATAAATCACCACCTCCACCCTCACCATCACCACCTCCACCATATTATTACAAGTCTCCTCCTCCACCATCACCTTCTCCACCACCACCTTATTATTACAAATCTCCACCACCACCCTCGCCATCACCACCTCCACCGTACTACTACAAATCGCCTCCACCTCCATCGCCATCGCCTCCACCACCTTACTACTACAAATCGCCTCCACCTCCATCACCTACACCACATTACTACTACAAATCCCCACCACCACCGTCACCATCACCTCCACCACCTTACTACTACAAATCCCCACCACCTCCATCACCTACACCGCATTACTACTACaaatctccaccaccaccaTCACCATCACCTCCACCACATTACTACTATAAATCCCCACCACCACCGTCACCATCACCTCCACCACATTACTACTACAAATCTCCACCACCTCCATCACCATCACATCCACCACATTACTACTACAAATCCCCACCACCACCGTCACCATCACCACCGCCTCCATACTATTACATATCTCCACCACCACCAAAAAAATCACCGCCACCATACCACTAtacttcaccaccaccacccaCAAAGTCATATCCACCTCCATATCACTATGTTTCACCACCACCTCCGGTGAAGACACCCCCTCCTACATATTACTATAAATCTCCACCACCTCCGCATGTCCCTTACTACCCTCCACATCATCCATTGGTTGTTAAGGTTGTAGGAAAAGTATATTGTTACAAGTGCTATGATTGGACATATCCCATCAAATCTCATGATAAGAAACATCTCAAAGGTAAACAATTCtcgttatttattttaatatttcttgcttatctaattgtttttgtttgaaaataaaaagaagaataaACAGAGGGAACATAATCTTTCATGTAAAGATGTATTAATTGGCTATGCATGTAACCTTACTTTATTcttatatatgcatatatattctatttttttccaaaaaaattgagCTGTAAAGAACTTTTCAAAACTAAATGTATACACTCAGTCAACAATAAAACTAAGCGTAAACAAAGGGGTTCTTCTACTTCTATCGGCAATATTTCAAGTaacaaatgttttaaataataatatgaatatattattgcAAAACTTAATTCTCTATGTAATACTTAATTTATTTACATAATACTTGCATTTATGTTAAAGTCATTAGTCGTCTGATGTTTGAATTTTCGCTCAAAGTGGACCCATTAATCTccgcatttttttaaaaaatttcctttATTATTTGTTTGAATTATTGCATTTAAATATCTAAAAACAGTATGCTTATATTTTTGAAGAAATCAATCAAAAGTTCACATGTGTAATTAGCAATTctatcatttatttaataatgtaATACATATGTTTAAGAAATAAGACTTAatcattctaattaatttatagaaaaaattaatttaatatttttataatatatccATACAGGTGCAATTGTTGAGGTGACATGCAAGGTGGGAGACAAGAAAATTGTGGCGTACGGCAAGACAAAGATAAATGGAAAATATAGTATTCCAATCGAAGGATTTGAATATGGAAAATATGGAGCTAAGGCATGCAAGGCTAAGCTCCATGCACCACCTAAGGATTCCAAATGCAAAATTCCAACAAATCTTCATTGGGGAAAGAAAGGAGCCAAGCTCAAAGTGAAATCTAAGACTGAGCATGAAGTTGTGTTATATGCTAAATCATTTGCTTATGCTCCAAAGACTCCTTATGAAGAATGTAATAAGCCAAAGCCGACCCCAACCCCGTACTATTACAAGTCGCCACCCCCACCACCACCGGTGTACATTTATAAATCACCTCCTCCGCCACCTTATGTTTACAAGTCCCCACCACCTCCGCCACCTTATGTGTATAaatcaccaccaccacctccaccggtttatatttataagtcTCCTCCTCCGCCAACCTATATATATAAGTCTCCACCTCCTCCATCACCATATTACTATAAATCCCCGCCACCACCATCACCATATTACTATAAATCCCCGCCACCACCACCTTACTATTACAAATCCCCACCACCACCATCTCCATCTCCTCATCATCCATACTACTACAAGTCCCCACCACCACCTTCGCCATCACCTCCACCGCCATACTATTACAAATCCCCTCCGCCACCATCTCCATCTCCTCATCATCCATACTACTACAAGTCCCCACcgccaccacctccaccaccataTTACTATAAATCCCCACCACCACCGTCACCATATCCCCTTCCATCATATCACTACAAGTCTCcgccaccacctccaccaccataCTATTACAAATCCCCTCCGCCACCATCTCCATCTCCTCATCATCCATACTACTACAAGTCCCCACCGCCACCATCTCCATCACCTCCACCACCATACTATTACAAATCCCCTCCACCGCCATCGCCATCGCCTCCTCATCATCCGTACTACTACAAGTCCCCACCACCACCTTCTCCATCTCCACCACCTCCCTACTATTATAAATCCCCTCCACCACCATCGCCATCGCCTCCTCATCATCCATACTACTACAAGTCCCCACCACCACCTTCTCCATCTCCACCACCTCCCTACTATTACAAATCTCCTCCCCCACCATCTCCTTCACCGCCACTACCCTACTACTACAAATCACCTCCACCACCATCGCCATCTCCTCCACCTCCCTACCACTACATTTCTCCACCGCCACCTTCCCCCCATCCACACTACATTTACAAGTCCCCGCCTCCGCCTTCACCATCACCTCCACCTCCGTACTACTATACATCACCTCCCCCGCCCATAAAGTCACCTCCACCACCAGTTTATGTATACTCGTCTCCACCTCCTCCAACTTACTAGTAATCACAAAAAACTCACCAAATTTACTAAGGCAACCATGTAAGTAACCTTTTTCACTTTACACAAAATCAACATGTTCACCATATCGTCTCATAGTCATGCGTTTATTTTTCAGCATACAGTTTAAATGACGGAATAAAAGAAGATTCGTTCAAGAAAAGATCCAGGCATAAACTCTTCGTGGCGGATATATTACTCATAAATAAGGTCCtacaaccattagaaagctcAAAAATTTACGTGTTTATTCAGTTTGCATCGAGTTGTTTCGCAGTTTTACTACACGGGGTGGTCATCATGATTTATTCAAGTGGAAATGGCTCAAAGACGAACTATCTTCTTGTGTGACAAGTATTTATCCAGTGTGTATGTAGTTTAAGCCTGTGATCTAAGGGCTAGAAATTTGTTTATCGTGTTGTTTCCTTTATTATACTTTGTTTCTGTATAGTGGATGGCCTCGTTTGATTGAATTGCATTGCATTGATTATTCCTGTTTCTTTGTTCATGTAAGCTcgaaattaattaagtaataaaaGGTCACGTTTTGTTGTCTTATTTGATTTTAGGTTAGGCCGGCCttactgtttatatttatataatcatatatttacaaatatataacataaaaagaaacacgATCACGGAATAACaaaacatatatatcataatatgtatTATCAAAGAGACCGTGAattcattttaataatatataatttgattgtGAGACTAGTTTTTTATTCGAATTAAATGTagccaaaaaatttattttcaaacatgCATGTACcgacacaaataaataaataaataaataaatatatatatatataattagcttaaaaaattataaaatctaGAAATAATTAGTACTGACGTCAAggtatatgtgtatatatatgattaGGCATGCAATTTATCTATTCACAAGGATTTTGTAAAATCTTTAAGATGCTTCATGAATTCGCCATTTGAAAATTGGTCTAcatttttgtcttttatttCTTGGGTAGTTGGAATTTTCAACCTAATCTCACCAAATCTACTCATATTTTATGTCTTCGATTcattttcaatattattattcaaaatagtTAGTTGTCATTCATAAAGTTATTCCCCAATTAATATTATCACCGGGATTCTGCATGACTCTAgatatcattatttttcaatCATTACGTGTGAAATGCCACTCGAAATCAGAACTAACGCTGATTCTATCCGAAATGCGTTGAGGCGCAGCAGTTGACTGAACATCTACAACCGGTAAAGCACTGTTTCAATGTAGGCCGTGAGAGTGGTATCAAAATCGAAGCAAACTCAAAATACTAGATATGATTTCAAAATAACAGGGGTCAAGGTCAGCCAGTGAGATGATGAGGGATAAACTCCATCGTCGAGAAAGAAACAGCTCGGATCACCAGCTAAGGCCCCTAAATGATCGCTCAGTGATcttgaattttatttgattataatttttgaaaaattaaaaataaatttcatcctCTTTTTTCCCCTTTAAGTTTTTGTTGCTTGTCTGGTTGTGAAGAAGGCATCCAaagaaatatctgttttcaagTCTTTGGCTCAttctcaatttttaaattttgtgagaaaaatatttttagcgtTACATATGTAGTTTTCATATAAAACTCGTAAATATATATACGAATCAGTCTATAATCTTCCGAGAATAATTTTCTTCATGTCTCAACATCATTAAATAGTGTGAATCtctcatattttaataaaatttgaaataatgtgTAGATTATATGTGGCTAAAATTTTACAACTTTATAGTGGAATAAACACTCCAAGTGTAACACATGGGAATAGTACTCTCGGGAATTCGAGTTTATGTGGCAAACTCGTGATATAATGAGCTCATGGTTATGTTCATGAAAATAATACGACAATTTTTcagattaatataatattagaaTTTAGTACAAGATATTAACTGCATGATATTATGTCTCTTTTTTTCAACGCACACAGCAGTGTTTAACTATTTATGGGGACAACAACTTGGAGGCTATATTAGCAGCCTCTCATAAT from Primulina huaijiensis isolate GDHJ02 unplaced genomic scaffold, ASM1229523v2 scaffold25443, whole genome shotgun sequence includes:
- the LOC140967533 gene encoding uncharacterized protein isoform X1 yields the protein MTIRGHRPAARGRFLPELMVAMAILVTSSIVSADPYVYSSPPPPPIYEYKSPPPYEYKSPPPPPPPHPHPPYYYESPPPPPPYEYKSPPPPSPSPPPPYYYKSPPPPSPSPPPPYVYKSPPPPSPSPPPPYYYKSPPPPSPSPPPPYYYKSPPPPSPSPPPPYYYKSPPPPSPSPPPPYYYKSPPPPSPTPHYYYKSPPPPSPSPPPPYYYKSPPPPSPTPHYYYKSPPPPSPSPPPHYYYKSPPPPSPSPPPHYYYKSPPPPSPSHPPHYYYKSPPPPSPSPPPPYYYISPPPPKKSPPPYHYTSPPPPTKSYPPPYHYVSPPPPVKTPPPTYYYKSPPPPHVPYYPPHHPLVVKVVGKVYCYKCYDWTYPIKSHDKKHLKGAIVEVTCKVGDKKIVAYGKTKINGKYSIPIEGFEYGKYGAKACKAKLHAPPKDSKCKIPTNLHWGKKGAKLKVKSKTEHEVVLYAKSFAYAPKTPYEECNKPKPTPTPYYYKSPPPPPPVYIYKSPPPPPYVYKSPPPPPPYVYKSPPPPPPVYIYKSPPPPTYIYKSPPPPSPYYYKSPPPPSPYYYKSPPPPPYYYKSPPPPSPSPHHPYYYKSPPPPSPSPPPPYYYKSPPPPSPSPHHPYYYKSPPPPPPPPYYYKSPPPPSPYPLPSYHYKSPPPPPPPYYYKSPPPPSPSPHHPYYYKSPPPPSPSPPPPYYYKSPPPPSPSPPHHPYYYKSPPPPSPSPPPPYYYKSPPPPSPSPPHHPYYYKSPPPPSPSPPPPYYYKSPPPPSPSPPLPYYYKSPPPPSPSPPPPYHYISPPPPSPHPHYIYKSPPPPSPSPPPPYYYTSPPPPIKSPPPPVYVYSSPPPPTY
- the LOC140967533 gene encoding uncharacterized protein isoform X2 translates to MTIRGHRPAARGRFLPELMVAMAILVTSSIVSADPYVYSSPPPPPIYEYKSPPPYEYKSPPPPPPPHPHPPYYYESPPPPPPYEYKSPPPPSPSPPPPYYYKSPPPPSPSPPPPYVYKSPPPPSPSPPPPYYYKSPPPPSPSPPPPYYYKSPPPPSPSPPPPYYYKSPPPPSPSPPPPYYYKSPPPPSPTPHYYYKSPPPPSPSPPPPYYYKSPPPPSPTPHYYYKSPPPPSPSPPPHYYYKSPPPPSPSPPPHYYYKSPPPPSPSHPPHYYYKSPPPPPPYHYTSPPPPTKSYPPPYHYVSPPPPVKTPPPTYYYKSPPPPHVPYYPPHHPLVVKVVGKVYCYKCYDWTYPIKSHDKKHLKGAIVEVTCKVGDKKIVAYGKTKINGKYSIPIEGFEYGKYGAKACKAKLHAPPKDSKCKIPTNLHWGKKGAKLKVKSKTEHEVVLYAKSFAYAPKTPYEECNKPKPTPTPYYYKSPPPPPPVYIYKSPPPPPYVYKSPPPPPPYVYKSPPPPPPVYIYKSPPPPTYIYKSPPPPSPYYYKSPPPPSPYYYKSPPPPPYYYKSPPPPSPSPHHPYYYKSPPPPSPSPPPPYYYKSPPPPSPSPHHPYYYKSPPPPPPPPYYYKSPPPPSPYPLPSYHYKSPPPPPPPYYYKSPPPPSPSPHHPYYYKSPPPPSPSPPPPYYYKSPPPPSPSPPHHPYYYKSPPPPSPSPPPPYYYKSPPPPSPSPPHHPYYYKSPPPPSPSPPPPYYYKSPPPPSPSPPLPYYYKSPPPPSPSPPPPYHYISPPPPSPHPHYIYKSPPPPSPSPPPPYYYTSPPPPIKSPPPPVYVYSSPPPPTY